From Hippoglossus stenolepis isolate QCI-W04-F060 chromosome 19, HSTE1.2, whole genome shotgun sequence, the proteins below share one genomic window:
- the dipk1c gene encoding divergent protein kinase domain 1C isoform X2, which yields MCEDLCVLGLVEYKRCLYYENGKKVIEARWRGKPIILKSKLENFSSYEPLGILDYQDTAEELSPLDVVFYATLEVRNSLGLAEEDEDEEGGGGSNSSLAKLWGKKLKNQDKSFSRAELASLWSLLQQEEYTFLRVLQDLSVHVAKVLGSCGHFYAVEFLSAGHAWDQNIFSLEDVSGLRGQDQGGARGRWTAREMVHRIALSFLDMVWHFDNDFTHKLHLCDIKPENFAIRTDLTVVAIDVDMAFFEPKMRDILDQNCSSDDDCNFFDCSSRCILSKRKCSPRRRNSNLQVICEKIFRPWFSPTLLGAKAGLPLQVELQRAVQECSETDGGVEEKEEDAAGGAAGGGRDVHQRLLNILTRLLQDGGGSSERGGAQEEKDHGALNF from the exons ATGTGCGAGGACCTGTGCGTGCTCGGCTTGGTCGAGTACAAGCGCTGCCTCTACTACGAGAACGGGAAGAAGGTGATCGAGGCTCGATGGAGAGGAAAACCCATCATCCTGAAGTCCAAGCTGGAGAACTTCTCCTCGTACGAGCCTCTGGGAATACTGGACTACCAG GACACAGCCGAGGAGCTCTCCCCTCTCGATGTGGTTTTCTACGCCACTCTCGAA GTACGGAACTCGCTGGGGCTggctgaggaagacgaggatgaggaaggaggaggaggaagtaacAGCTCTCTGGCCAAACTGTGGGGGAAGAAGCTGAAAAACCAAGACAAGAGTTTCTCCAGAGCAGAGCTGGCGTCCCTGTGGTccctgctgcagcaggaggagtacACCTTCCTCAG AGTCCTGCAGGACCTCAGCGTCCACGTGGCGAAGGTTTTGGGCTCCTGCGGTCACTTCTACGCCGTGGAGTTCCTGTCTGCCGGACACGCCTGGGACCAGAACATCTTCTCCCTGGAGGACGTCTCTGGGCTGCGGGGTCAGGACCAAGGCGGAGCCCGCGGGAGGTGGACGGCCCGGGAGATGGTGCATCGCATCGCGCTGAGTTTTCTGGACATGGTTTGGCACTTTGACAACGACTTCACCCacaaactgcacctgtgtgacaTCAAACCGGAGAACTTCGCCATCAGGACGGACCTGACG GTTGTGGCGATAGATGTGGACATGGCGTTCTTTGAGCCCAAAATGAGGGACATCCTGGACCAGAACTGCAGCAGCGACGACGACTGCAACTTCTTCGACTGCTCGTCCAGATGCATCCTGAGCAAACGCAAGTGCAGCCCCCGGCGCCGCAACAGCAACCTGCAG GTGATTTGTGAGAAGATTTTCCGACCCTGGTTTTCTCCGACTCTGCTCGGGGCCAAAGCAGGGCTCCCTCTGCAG GTGGAGCTGCAGCGCGCGGTGCAGGAGTGTTCGGAAACAGACGGAGgtgtggaggaaaaagaagaggatgcagcaggaggagcagcaggaggcggcaGAGACGTCCATCAGCGTCTCCTCAACATCCTGACCCGCCTCCTCCAGGATGGAGGGGGTTCAAGTGAGCGAGGAGGagcacaggaagagaaagatcACGGGGCACTGAACTTCTGA